One window from the genome of Choloepus didactylus isolate mChoDid1 chromosome 2, mChoDid1.pri, whole genome shotgun sequence encodes:
- the CLDN20 gene encoding claudin-20, which yields MASAGLQLLAFGLALLGAFGMFVATLLPNWKVNMDVGSSILTAIVQLRGLWMDCTWYSTGMFSCTLKYSSLSLPIHVQAARAAMVLACLLSAFGICTSTVGMKCTRLGGDREAKSHASFAGGVCFMSAGISGLIPTVWYTKEMISDFLDLTVPESNKHEPGGAVYIGFISAMLLFISGMIFCTSCIKKDPEPWLYPPKQQNTTTQLENNSVYNLKDYV from the coding sequence ATGGCATCAGCAGGTCTGCAGCTGCTCGCTTTTGGCCTGGCTTTGTTGGGGGCTTTTGGCATGTTTGTGGCCACTCTACTGCCCAACTGGAAGGTGAACATGGATGTGGGCTCCAGCATCCTCACGGCCATTGTGCAGCTGCGGGGGCTGTGGATGGACTGCACGTGGTACAGCACCGGCATGTTCAGCTGCACCCTCAAGTACTCCAGCCTGTCCCTCCCCATCCACGTGCAAGCCGCCCGGGCTGCCATGGTCCTGGCGTGCCTTCTCTCTGCTTTCGGGATCTGCACTTCAACAGTAGGAATGAAGTGCACCCGCctgggaggagacagagaagccaagagccaCGCTTCTTTTGCTGGGGGTGTCTGCTTCATGTCTGCGGGTATCTCTGGTTTAATACCCACAGTGTGGTACACAAAGGAGATGATATCGGACTTTCTGGATCTGACAGTTCCAGAAAGCAACAAGCATGAGCCTGGAGGAGCTGTCTACATTGGGTTCATTTCAGCAATGCTGCTGTTTATCTCTGGCATGATTTTCTGCACTTCCTGTATAAAAAAGGATCCAGAACCTTGGCTCTACCCACCCAAGCAGCAGAATACAACCACCCAATTGGAGAACAATTCTGTGTACAACCTGAAGGATTATGTTTAA